The nucleotide window GCACCGGCGGCTTCGGCCTCGGCCCCCGCACCATCGTCCTGCGCAGCGCGCTGGACGGCGCGGGGTTGTTGGAACCCGGCACGCTCTTTTCCTCGCATTACCGCCTCGACCTGCCCCCCGGTACCGATCTCGACGCCACGCGGGCGGACGCCGAAGCGGCCCTCGAAGGCAGCGGTATGCGCTGGTCCGACGCCCGCAACGGCGCGCCGGGCGTGGCCGAATTCGTCGAGCGTCTCGGCGCGTTCCTGATCCTCGTGGGCCTGTCCGGTCTCGCGGTCGGCGGCGTCGGCATCTCCGCCGCGCTCCGCGCTTACCTCTCGGGCAAGACGCAGACCATAGCGATCCTGCGCAGCCTCGGCGCGGACCAACCCACGATCTTCCTTACCTACCTGATGCAGGTCGCCGTGCTGGGCGTTCTTGGCATCACCCTTGGCCTTGCTCTGGGCGTGGGCCTGCCCGTGCTGCTGTCGCCCATCATCACCGCGCAACTGCCCGTTCCGGCGGTCTTTGCGCCATATCCGGGACCGATGGCCGAGGCCGCGATCTACAGCGCCCTCAGCATCCTCATCTTCACCCTCTGGCCGCTGGCCCAGGCCCGCGATATCCGTCCCGCAGCCCTCTACCGCGATGCCGACACCTCCGGCACGATCCCCGGCGCCCCCTTCATCCTGACCACCGCCGCCCTCGTCGCCTCCCTCGTCTGGGTCGCCTCCTGGTTCTCGGGCAATTCAACCCTCACCTACTGGACCGCCGGCTCCATCGCCGCCGCCCTCGTGGTGCTGGCCCTCGCCGGTCTCGCCCTGCGCGCCGCCGCCCGCCGCCTGCGCCCGCTCGCCCGGGGCCGCACCGCGCTTGGCTGGGCGCTTGGCGCCATCGGCGGGCCGCGCAGCACCGCCAGCGCCGTGGTCCTGTCGCTCGGCCTCGGCCTGTCGGTCCTGGCCGCCGTCGGCCAGGTCGACCGCAACCTGCGCGACGCCATCACCCGCGACCTGCCCACCCGCGCGCCAAGCTTCTTCTTCGTCGACATCCAGCGCGACCAGATGTCCGACTTCTCCGCCCGGCTCGACAGCGACGACGGCGTCACCCGCGTCGACGCCGCCCCCATGCTGCGCGGCATCATCTCCGAGATCAACGGCCAGCCCGCCGCCGAGGTCGCAGGCCAGCACTGGGTCCTCCAAGGCGACCGCGGCGTCAGCTATGCCGCCGCCCTGCCCGAGCGCAGCACCCTCACCGCCGGCGACTGGTGGGGCGAGGATTACGACGGCCAGCCCCAGGTCAGCTTCGCCGCCGAAGAGGCACAGGAAATGGGCCTGCAACTCGGCGACGAGATCACCCTCAACATCCTCGGCCGCGACCTGACGGCGGAAATCACCTCCTTCCGCGAGGTCGATTTTTCCACCGCCGGCATGGGCTTCATCATGATCCTGAACGAGGCCGCCCTGGTGAACGCGCCGCACAGCTATATCGCCACGGTCTACTCCGACGCCGAGTCCGAGATCGCCATCCTCCGCGACCTCTCCCGCCAGTTCCCCAACATCACCGCCATTTCCGTCCGCGACGCCGTCTCGCGGGTCAGCGATCTGCTGGGCAGCCTCGCCTCGGCCACCGCCTGGGGGGCCGCCGCCACGCTTCTGACCGGCTTCATGGTCCTCATCGGCGCCGCCGCCGCTGACGCCCGCGCCCGCAGCTACGAGGCGGCGATCCTCAAGGTGCTCGGCGCCAGTCGCGCGCGCATCCTCTGGGGCCTGTCGCTGCGCGCCGCCCTCCTGGGCGCGGCAGCCGGCAGCGTCGCGCTTGGCGCGGGCATCGCAGGGGCCTGGGCGGTCAGCCATTACGTCATGGAAACCTCCTTCGCCGTCGCATGGCCCCCCGCCCTTGGCATCGTCGCGGGCGGCGCGCTGATCAGCCTTCTGGCTGGGCTCGCCTTTGCCCTCGGCCCCATCTCGGCCCGCCCCGCACAGGTTCTGCGCAGCCGCGAATAACCGCCCGCGCCGCCCCTGACCCGGTTGCGATCCGGCGCCCGGGGTGGCACGTCACGACCAACCCGAACCACCCCCGAGTCGAAGGAGCGTGCCCATGTCCGCAACACAGTCGGAAACCCTTCCCATCCCTGTCTCCTCGCCGCTGACCAACGCCCAGAAGGCCGCGCTCATCAACCTCGTCCGCCGCGCGGCCAAGGCCGAGATCATGCCCCGTTTCCGCAATCTCGCCAGCGCCCAGGTCACCACCAAATCCGGCCCCGAGGACCTGGTGACCGAGGCCGACCACGCCGCCGAGGCGATGCTGTCGCGCGGCCTGCAACAGATGTTCCCCCACGCCCTGATCGTGGGCGAGGAAGCCGCCAGCGCCGACCCGTCGCTGCGCGGCAAACTGGCCGAGGCGGACCTGGCCTTCATCCTTGATCCGGTCGACGGTACATGGAACTTCGTCAACGGCCTGGCCATGTTCGGCGTCATCGTCTCGGTCACCCGCTTCGGCAAGCCCGTCTACGGCCTGCTCTACGATCCCGTGATGGATGATTTCATCGCCGCCGAAGAGGACGGCCCGGCCGAAATGACCCGCGCCACCGGCCGCGCCCGCCCCGTGTCGGTCTCGCAGGGCGGCGAGGTGGACGCGCTCTCGGGCTACATGCACTACTACCTCATGGACCGTGCCGTTCA belongs to Roseovarius sp. THAF27 and includes:
- a CDS encoding inositol monophosphatase — translated: MSATQSETLPIPVSSPLTNAQKAALINLVRRAAKAEIMPRFRNLASAQVTTKSGPEDLVTEADHAAEAMLSRGLQQMFPHALIVGEEAASADPSLRGKLAEADLAFILDPVDGTWNFVNGLAMFGVIVSVTRFGKPVYGLLYDPVMDDFIAAEEDGPAEMTRATGRARPVSVSQGGEVDALSGYMHYYLMDRAVQAQLAPLLPKFGRTGSLRCSCHEYRMLAQGHADFLLSATLNPWDHAAGVLIVQCAGGVVRMLDGRDYNAGIATGYLLAAPDEASWQKLHAVLNPRLDPAAEPPKAEKGD
- a CDS encoding ABC transporter permease, yielding MKFRLAARLAGRELRGGLHGFRIFLACVILGVAAIAAVGTVRESIAEGLAQEGATLLGGDAEIELTYRFATPEERAWMDTTATQVSEIADFRSMAVMGEERSLTQVKAVGSAYPLVGTVELSPDIPLDQALADDGLVMHPTLADRLGAAPGDTVTLGSKSFTLRALIEREPDSRTGGFGLGPRTIVLRSALDGAGLLEPGTLFSSHYRLDLPPGTDLDATRADAEAALEGSGMRWSDARNGAPGVAEFVERLGAFLILVGLSGLAVGGVGISAALRAYLSGKTQTIAILRSLGADQPTIFLTYLMQVAVLGVLGITLGLALGVGLPVLLSPIITAQLPVPAVFAPYPGPMAEAAIYSALSILIFTLWPLAQARDIRPAALYRDADTSGTIPGAPFILTTAALVASLVWVASWFSGNSTLTYWTAGSIAAALVVLALAGLALRAAARRLRPLARGRTALGWALGAIGGPRSTASAVVLSLGLGLSVLAAVGQVDRNLRDAITRDLPTRAPSFFFVDIQRDQMSDFSARLDSDDGVTRVDAAPMLRGIISEINGQPAAEVAGQHWVLQGDRGVSYAAALPERSTLTAGDWWGEDYDGQPQVSFAAEEAQEMGLQLGDEITLNILGRDLTAEITSFREVDFSTAGMGFIMILNEAALVNAPHSYIATVYSDAESEIAILRDLSRQFPNITAISVRDAVSRVSDLLGSLASATAWGAAATLLTGFMVLIGAAAADARARSYEAAILKVLGASRARILWGLSLRAALLGAAAGSVALGAGIAGAWAVSHYVMETSFAVAWPPALGIVAGGALISLLAGLAFALGPISARPAQVLRSRE